From Clavelina lepadiformis chromosome 9, kaClaLepa1.1, whole genome shotgun sequence, the proteins below share one genomic window:
- the LOC143470444 gene encoding uncharacterized protein LOC143470444 isoform X1 — translation MTASVGEKSEESVTSPAENSELEAKSENDDPKGNSCFSEDGMETEIEVTPEQNSQNPDDKKKKKKLKKKKGESRENLNSEEEPKHPVEDEGNKDNKKMEQDEKHSEKNSDVERCGTDLSKPEKKSLARRIFGKRVNRRSTMNFLPFFCLTCIIPVIAVYCCDVIISVNVLQLDGVELVKRQDNLYNVCSIAPLRGLTFEYEHRIHNTVLKEVLRLRSERTKRQAPDIVEAQEGPELVTATDGRSTSNSQTTEMTSPTEPSSSEESVQNTQSGVASAIPSSDVNPTASEIVSIDETMKEENVTEQPDPTTTSAGYEMTTVCEIYQTTGNYCESDDYFVQRHREAVRQDKKNDWYSTELAVLKRYQQALFFLFTVIGVIFLMSSIALRFDAYFRERWSSSILVMFMLYMISMSLTAKVFAIQTGSNGLRCFLCRMVSYCDDIDPWNMSPSAGNFPLHINWTLVVVVSYVLKIYDCIAIGFLTLKFVLDSDNAWWVSVLKTVSWVIIFPLMVVTPTAGVIRYEVLPVTIPDNEAARLGFEIVFYIGVAFWALALIILPIFCKFYMCNDEPLEYDEDAEYDDDDY, via the exons ATCCCAAAGGAAACAGTTGTTTTAGCGAAGATGGGATGGAAACGGAGATAGAAGTCACTCCAGAG CAGAATTCCCAAAATCCCGAcgataaaaagaaaaagaaaaaactcaAGAAGAAAAAAGGCGAGTCTCGCGAAAACTTGAACAGCGAAGAGGAACCCAAACATCCGGTGGAGGATGAAGGGAATAAAGACAACAAGAAAATGGAGCAAGACGAGAaac ATTCTGAAAAAAATAGTGATGTTGAACGCTGTGGGACAGACCTGTCCAAGCCAGAG AAAAAATCTCTAGCAAGACGCATTTTCGGAAAGCGAGTCAACCGTCGAAGTACTATGAACTTTCTGCCTTTCTTCTGCCTTACTTGTATAATACCAGTAATAGCCGTTTATtgctgtgacgtcataatcagcGTTAACGTTTTGCAACTTGACGGCGTCGAACTAGTGAAGAGGCAAGACAACTTGTACAACGTCTGTTCGATCGCCCCCTTGCGGGGACTTACTTTTGAGTATGAGCACAGAATCCATAACACTGTTTTGAAAGAG GTTCTTCGTCTCCGTAGTGAAAGGACGAAACGACAAGCACCAGATATAGTCGAAGCACAGGAAG GTCCCGAATTAGTCACAGCAACAGATGGAAGAAGTACTTCCAACTCACAAACCACTGAAATGACATCACCGACTGAGCCAAGTTCATCAGAAGAAAGCGTCCAGAATACACAGAGTGGCGTGGCGTCAGCCATTCCTTCTTCCGACGTCAACCCAACAGCATCAGAAATCGTCTCAATCGACGAAACGATGAAGGAAGAAAACGTAACGGAACAACCAGACCCTACAACGACATCTGCCGGATACGAAATGACCACCGTATGCGAGATTTACCAGACGACCGGAAATTATTGTGAAAGCGACGACTACTTCGTTCAGCGGCACCGCGAGGCAGTTCGCCAAGACAAGAAAAACGACTGGTACTCTACAGAGCTTGCCGTACTCAAACGATACCAACAGGCCCTCTTTTTCCTTTTCACAGTAATCGGAGTGATATTCTTAATGTCGAGTATAGCGTTGAGATTCGACGCTTACTTTCGAGAGCGTTGGTCGTCGTCGATCCTTGTAATGTTCATGCTATACATGATCTCCATGTCTTTAACTGCTAAAGTATTTGCTATCCAGACAGGGTCTAACGGCCTGAG ATGCTTCCTCTGTCGTATGGTAAGCTACTGTGACGATATCGACCCGTGGAACATGAGTCCATCAGCGGGGAACTTTCCTCTGCATATTAACTGGACCCTAGTCGTAGTG GTTAGCTACGTTCTCAAAATATATGACTGCATTGCCATTGGTTTCTTGACCTTGAAATTTGTTCTGGATTCCGACAATGCCTGGTGGGTATCGGTACTCAAGACTGTTAGCTGGGTCATCATTTTTCCTCTTATGGTGGTGACCCCGACCGCTGGAGTGATCAGATATGAAGTATTGCCG gTCACTATTCCCGATAACGAAGCAGCCAGACTTGGATTTGAAATCGTCTTCTACATTGGCGTGGCCTTCTGGGCTCTGGCGCTCATCATCTTAccaatattttgcaaattctaTATGTGCAATGATGAACCTCTTGAATACGACGAAGATGCTGAATACGACGATGACGATTACTAA
- the LOC143470444 gene encoding uncharacterized protein LOC143470444 isoform X3 encodes MTASVGEKSEESVTSPAENSELEAKSENDDPKGNSCFSEDGMETEIEVTPEQNSQNPDDKKKKKKLKKKKGESRENLNSEEEPKHPVEDEGNKDNKKMEQDSEKNSDVERCGTDLSKPEKKSLARRIFGKRVNRRSTMNFLPFFCLTCIIPVIAVYCCDVIISVNVLQLDGVELVKRQDNLYNVCSIAPLRGLTFEYEHRIHNTVLKEVLRLRSERTKRQAPDIVEAQEGPELVTATDGRSTSNSQTTEMTSPTEPSSSEESVQNTQSGVASAIPSSDVNPTASEIVSIDETMKEENVTEQPDPTTTSAGYEMTTVCEIYQTTGNYCESDDYFVQRHREAVRQDKKNDWYSTELAVLKRYQQALFFLFTVIGVIFLMSSIALRFDAYFRERWSSSILVMFMLYMISMSLTAKVFAIQTGSNGLRCFLCRMVSYCDDIDPWNMSPSAGNFPLHINWTLVVVVSYVLKIYDCIAIGFLTLKFVLDSDNAWWVSVLKTVSWVIIFPLMVVTPTAGVIRYEVLPVTIPDNEAARLGFEIVFYIGVAFWALALIILPIFCKFYMCNDEPLEYDEDAEYDDDDY; translated from the exons ATCCCAAAGGAAACAGTTGTTTTAGCGAAGATGGGATGGAAACGGAGATAGAAGTCACTCCAGAG CAGAATTCCCAAAATCCCGAcgataaaaagaaaaagaaaaaactcaAGAAGAAAAAAGGCGAGTCTCGCGAAAACTTGAACAGCGAAGAGGAACCCAAACATCCGGTGGAGGATGAAGGGAATAAAGACAACAAGAAAATGGAGCA AGATTCTGAAAAAAATAGTGATGTTGAACGCTGTGGGACAGACCTGTCCAAGCCAGAG AAAAAATCTCTAGCAAGACGCATTTTCGGAAAGCGAGTCAACCGTCGAAGTACTATGAACTTTCTGCCTTTCTTCTGCCTTACTTGTATAATACCAGTAATAGCCGTTTATtgctgtgacgtcataatcagcGTTAACGTTTTGCAACTTGACGGCGTCGAACTAGTGAAGAGGCAAGACAACTTGTACAACGTCTGTTCGATCGCCCCCTTGCGGGGACTTACTTTTGAGTATGAGCACAGAATCCATAACACTGTTTTGAAAGAG GTTCTTCGTCTCCGTAGTGAAAGGACGAAACGACAAGCACCAGATATAGTCGAAGCACAGGAAG GTCCCGAATTAGTCACAGCAACAGATGGAAGAAGTACTTCCAACTCACAAACCACTGAAATGACATCACCGACTGAGCCAAGTTCATCAGAAGAAAGCGTCCAGAATACACAGAGTGGCGTGGCGTCAGCCATTCCTTCTTCCGACGTCAACCCAACAGCATCAGAAATCGTCTCAATCGACGAAACGATGAAGGAAGAAAACGTAACGGAACAACCAGACCCTACAACGACATCTGCCGGATACGAAATGACCACCGTATGCGAGATTTACCAGACGACCGGAAATTATTGTGAAAGCGACGACTACTTCGTTCAGCGGCACCGCGAGGCAGTTCGCCAAGACAAGAAAAACGACTGGTACTCTACAGAGCTTGCCGTACTCAAACGATACCAACAGGCCCTCTTTTTCCTTTTCACAGTAATCGGAGTGATATTCTTAATGTCGAGTATAGCGTTGAGATTCGACGCTTACTTTCGAGAGCGTTGGTCGTCGTCGATCCTTGTAATGTTCATGCTATACATGATCTCCATGTCTTTAACTGCTAAAGTATTTGCTATCCAGACAGGGTCTAACGGCCTGAG ATGCTTCCTCTGTCGTATGGTAAGCTACTGTGACGATATCGACCCGTGGAACATGAGTCCATCAGCGGGGAACTTTCCTCTGCATATTAACTGGACCCTAGTCGTAGTG GTTAGCTACGTTCTCAAAATATATGACTGCATTGCCATTGGTTTCTTGACCTTGAAATTTGTTCTGGATTCCGACAATGCCTGGTGGGTATCGGTACTCAAGACTGTTAGCTGGGTCATCATTTTTCCTCTTATGGTGGTGACCCCGACCGCTGGAGTGATCAGATATGAAGTATTGCCG gTCACTATTCCCGATAACGAAGCAGCCAGACTTGGATTTGAAATCGTCTTCTACATTGGCGTGGCCTTCTGGGCTCTGGCGCTCATCATCTTAccaatattttgcaaattctaTATGTGCAATGATGAACCTCTTGAATACGACGAAGATGCTGAATACGACGATGACGATTACTAA
- the LOC143470444 gene encoding uncharacterized protein LOC143470444 isoform X2 — MTASVGEKSEESVTSPAENSELEAKSENDDPKGNSCFSEDGMETEIEVTPENSQNPDDKKKKKKLKKKKGESRENLNSEEEPKHPVEDEGNKDNKKMEQDEKHSEKNSDVERCGTDLSKPEKKSLARRIFGKRVNRRSTMNFLPFFCLTCIIPVIAVYCCDVIISVNVLQLDGVELVKRQDNLYNVCSIAPLRGLTFEYEHRIHNTVLKEVLRLRSERTKRQAPDIVEAQEGPELVTATDGRSTSNSQTTEMTSPTEPSSSEESVQNTQSGVASAIPSSDVNPTASEIVSIDETMKEENVTEQPDPTTTSAGYEMTTVCEIYQTTGNYCESDDYFVQRHREAVRQDKKNDWYSTELAVLKRYQQALFFLFTVIGVIFLMSSIALRFDAYFRERWSSSILVMFMLYMISMSLTAKVFAIQTGSNGLRCFLCRMVSYCDDIDPWNMSPSAGNFPLHINWTLVVVVSYVLKIYDCIAIGFLTLKFVLDSDNAWWVSVLKTVSWVIIFPLMVVTPTAGVIRYEVLPVTIPDNEAARLGFEIVFYIGVAFWALALIILPIFCKFYMCNDEPLEYDEDAEYDDDDY; from the exons ATCCCAAAGGAAACAGTTGTTTTAGCGAAGATGGGATGGAAACGGAGATAGAAGTCACTCCAGAG AATTCCCAAAATCCCGAcgataaaaagaaaaagaaaaaactcaAGAAGAAAAAAGGCGAGTCTCGCGAAAACTTGAACAGCGAAGAGGAACCCAAACATCCGGTGGAGGATGAAGGGAATAAAGACAACAAGAAAATGGAGCAAGACGAGAaac ATTCTGAAAAAAATAGTGATGTTGAACGCTGTGGGACAGACCTGTCCAAGCCAGAG AAAAAATCTCTAGCAAGACGCATTTTCGGAAAGCGAGTCAACCGTCGAAGTACTATGAACTTTCTGCCTTTCTTCTGCCTTACTTGTATAATACCAGTAATAGCCGTTTATtgctgtgacgtcataatcagcGTTAACGTTTTGCAACTTGACGGCGTCGAACTAGTGAAGAGGCAAGACAACTTGTACAACGTCTGTTCGATCGCCCCCTTGCGGGGACTTACTTTTGAGTATGAGCACAGAATCCATAACACTGTTTTGAAAGAG GTTCTTCGTCTCCGTAGTGAAAGGACGAAACGACAAGCACCAGATATAGTCGAAGCACAGGAAG GTCCCGAATTAGTCACAGCAACAGATGGAAGAAGTACTTCCAACTCACAAACCACTGAAATGACATCACCGACTGAGCCAAGTTCATCAGAAGAAAGCGTCCAGAATACACAGAGTGGCGTGGCGTCAGCCATTCCTTCTTCCGACGTCAACCCAACAGCATCAGAAATCGTCTCAATCGACGAAACGATGAAGGAAGAAAACGTAACGGAACAACCAGACCCTACAACGACATCTGCCGGATACGAAATGACCACCGTATGCGAGATTTACCAGACGACCGGAAATTATTGTGAAAGCGACGACTACTTCGTTCAGCGGCACCGCGAGGCAGTTCGCCAAGACAAGAAAAACGACTGGTACTCTACAGAGCTTGCCGTACTCAAACGATACCAACAGGCCCTCTTTTTCCTTTTCACAGTAATCGGAGTGATATTCTTAATGTCGAGTATAGCGTTGAGATTCGACGCTTACTTTCGAGAGCGTTGGTCGTCGTCGATCCTTGTAATGTTCATGCTATACATGATCTCCATGTCTTTAACTGCTAAAGTATTTGCTATCCAGACAGGGTCTAACGGCCTGAG ATGCTTCCTCTGTCGTATGGTAAGCTACTGTGACGATATCGACCCGTGGAACATGAGTCCATCAGCGGGGAACTTTCCTCTGCATATTAACTGGACCCTAGTCGTAGTG GTTAGCTACGTTCTCAAAATATATGACTGCATTGCCATTGGTTTCTTGACCTTGAAATTTGTTCTGGATTCCGACAATGCCTGGTGGGTATCGGTACTCAAGACTGTTAGCTGGGTCATCATTTTTCCTCTTATGGTGGTGACCCCGACCGCTGGAGTGATCAGATATGAAGTATTGCCG gTCACTATTCCCGATAACGAAGCAGCCAGACTTGGATTTGAAATCGTCTTCTACATTGGCGTGGCCTTCTGGGCTCTGGCGCTCATCATCTTAccaatattttgcaaattctaTATGTGCAATGATGAACCTCTTGAATACGACGAAGATGCTGAATACGACGATGACGATTACTAA